The Perca fluviatilis chromosome 2, GENO_Pfluv_1.0, whole genome shotgun sequence genome includes a region encoding these proteins:
- the LOC120543840 gene encoding S-arrestin-like, with protein sequence MSPRNVVFKKVSRDKSVAVYMANRDFVDHCDFVDPVDGVIVIDPLQLKGKKVYVMLSCAFRYGRPGEDVMGVAFHRDLFLVTRQVYPELQDKEKLTHTKIQHKLLRKLGDNAFPFFFEFPDNLPCSVALQPGPSDVGKKCAVEFEVKAFCGENQDDKIDKQSSVSLSIRKIQYSPENSQLVPAAETTFEFLMSEKPLTVKMSMPKETFYHGEPVRVNVEITNSSSRNIRDISVSVEQVTNIVLYSNDKYVKSVAKEETNDCVPSGTSLKKEYVLYPLLALNKDRRGLALDGRLKHEDTNLASSSIVKQEVLKEVQGILVSYKVMLRMIAAGTLASSEVSLELPFRLMNPKPDPAKDSELGDMVFEEFKRVYLKGVVYGDDEESPTEA encoded by the exons ATGAGTCCCAGAAATGTCGTCTTTAAGAAAGTTTCCCGCGACAAGTCG GTGGCGGTCTACATGGCAAACAGAGACTTCGTGGATCACTGCGACTTCGTGGATCCGGTCG ACGGAGTTATTGTGATCGACCCACTGCAGCTCAAAGGAAAGAAAG TGTACGTGATGCTGTCGTGTGCGTTTCGGTACGGCCGTCCTGGCGAGGATGTGATGGGCGTGGCGTTCCACAGGGATCTGTTCCTGGTCACCCGGCAGGTTTACCCCGAGCTGCAGGACAAAGAGAAGCTGACGCACACAAAGATCCAACACAAGCTGCTGCGAAAGCTCGGAGACAACGCCTTCCCCTTCTTCTTCGAG tttccAGACAACCTGCCGTGTTCTGTCGCTCTGCAGCCCGGACCCTCTGACGTGGGGAAG AAATGTGCGGTGGAGTTCGAGGTGAAAGCCTTCTGTGGAGAGAACCAGGATGACAAGATCGACAAACA GAGTTCGGTGAGTCTCAGCATCCGTAAGATCCAGTACAGCCCAGAGAACAGCCAGCTGGTTCCTGCTGCAGAAACTACCTTCGAGTTCCTGATGTCGGAGAAACCACTGACCGTCAAAATGAGCATGCCCAAagag acgTTCTACCACGGCGAGCCTGTCAGAGTGAATGTAGAAATCACCAACTCGTCCAGCAGGAACATCAGAGACATCAGTGTTTCAG ttGAACAGGTGACCAACATTGTTCTTTACTCCAACGATAAATATGTCAAATCAGTGGCCAAAGAAGAGACAAA TGACTGTGTCCCCTCTGGGACGAGTCTAAAGAAGGAGTACGTTCTCTATCCTCTGCTGGCTCTCAACAAGGACCGGAGGGGACTCGCTCTGGACGGACGACTCAAACATGAAGACACCAACCTGGCTTCATCCAGCAT agTGAAACAGGAGGTGCTGAAGGAGGTCCAGGGCATTCTTGTTTCCTATAAAGTGATGCTGAGGATGATCGCTGCTGG GACGCTTGCATCCAG cgAGGTGTCTCTGGAGCTTCCATTCAGACTGATGAACCCTAAACCTGACCCAG CCAAAGACAG tgagcTGGGTGACATGGTCTTTGAGGAGTTTAAACGAGTCTACCTGAAGGGCGTCGTCTACGGAGACGATGAAGAGTCTCCCACTGAGGCATAA